One Vigna unguiculata cultivar IT97K-499-35 chromosome 7, ASM411807v1, whole genome shotgun sequence genomic region harbors:
- the LOC114189981 gene encoding rho GTPase-activating protein 2-like translates to MTGVVMVTKGGRCGGGGKRSRAARTAEEEEEQQNQLSLVAFLLAAIRKSMVSCRVDPPDDVISTVHNMEIGWPTNVQHITHVTFDRFNGFLGLPYEFQVEIPARVPSASVSVFGVSAESMQCSYDSKGNSVPTILLLMQDRLYSQRGLKAEGIFRINPENSQEEHVRDQLNRGIVPDDIDVHCLAGLIKAWFRELPSGVLDGLSPEQVLQCNTEEESVDLVKQLKPTESALLSWAIDLMADVVEEEEFNKMNARNIAMVFAPNMTQMSDPLTALMHAVQVMNFLKTLIMKTLREREETTTGGYSPMSFHSSGRHSEDEYDSQREMDTSGELRGTKSDYDAHYGHSSEGEAESLSEIEECLLKQLDDNTKGFSQEPAVHLDKYVSTISYSAYSMEPSISVTDNKAGNSCLRTTLTGLASSVDTSTSSIGCTSTKDVEMVDKYSDSISPVPLLASS, encoded by the exons atgaccGGAGTGGTCATGGTTACCAAGGGTGGTAGATGCGGCGGCGGTGGGAAGCGGTCGAGGGCGGCGCGAACCGCCGAGGAAGAAGAGGAGCAGCAGAACCAGCTCTCTCTCGTGGCGTTTCTCTTGGCGGCCATCAGAAAATCGATGGTTTCGTGCAGGGTGGACCCGCCGGACGATGTAATCTCCACCGTCCACAACATGGAGATCGGATGGCCTACCAACGTTCAGCACATCACTCATGTCACCTTCGACCGCTTCAACGGTTTCCTCGGTCTTCCTTACGAGTTCCAAGTTGAGATCCCTGCTAGGGTCCCCAGTGCTAG TGTAAGTGTGTTCGGCGTCTCAGCAGAATCTATGCAGTGTTCTTATGATTCTAAAGGAAACAGTGTCCCCACTATTCTCCTGCTAATGCAGGACCGGCTATACTCACAGAGAGGCTTAAAG GCTGAGGGTATATTTCGCATAAACCCAGAAAATAGTCAAGAGGAGCATGTGAGGGACCAGTTGAATAGGGGCATTGTGCCTGATGACATTGATGTGCACTGCTTAGCGGGACTAATTAAAGCCTGGTTCCGAGAACTTCCTTCAGGAGTGCTAGATGGACTTTCCCCTGAGCAAGTTCTTCAATGCAACACAGAAGAAGAATCTGTTGATCTTGTGAAGCAGCTAAAGCCAACTGAGTCTGCCTTACTCAGCTGGGCCATTGATCTCATGGCCGATGTTGTAGAAGAGGAGGAATTTAACAAAATGAATGCAAGAAATATTGCAATGGTTTTTGCACCAAACATGACTCAG ATGTCTGATCCTCTAACTGCCCTGATGCATGCGGTTCAAGTGATGAACTTCCTCAAGACACTAATCATGAAGACACTTCGAGAACGTGAAGAAACAACAACAGGTGGGTATTCTCCCATGTCTTTTCATTCATCGGGACGCCACTCAGAGGATGAATATGACAGTCAGCGAGAAATGGACACTAGCGGTGAATTGAGAGGCACCAAATCAGATTATGATGCTCACTATGGCCACAGCAGTGAAGGGGAAGCTGAATCATTAAGCGAGATAGAGGAGTGCTTATTGAAGCAGTTGGATGACAACACAAAGGGATTCTCACAAGAACCTGCTGTTCATTTGGACAAGTACGTTAGCACCATAAGTTACTCTGCCTATAGCATGGAACCTTCTATCTCTGTTACTGATAACAAAGCTGGGAATTCCTGTTTGAGGACAACACTGACAGGTTTGGCCTCAAGTGTTGACACAAGTACTTCATCAATAGGATGTACAAGTACCAAAGATGTGGAGATGGTCGATAAGTATTCTGATTCTATTTCACCTGTACCACTCCTTGCTTCTAGCTAA